A DNA window from Anaerocolumna sp. AGMB13020 contains the following coding sequences:
- a CDS encoding dihydrofolate reductase family protein, translating to MPRKVVLFIAESLDGYIATKEDDLEWLINTEGEGDNGYSEFYDTIDTIIMGRRTYDWILNHEGNNFPYVGKQCYVLSESRQGKDKNVVYVNGNITEFIQKLKQEEGKDIWIVGGGSMLHEFIEKRLVDEWIITVTPTILGDGIPLFQKQDFRTKLRLKGARTFNQFTELHYETEF from the coding sequence ATGCCAAGAAAAGTAGTTCTATTCATTGCTGAAAGTCTGGACGGATATATCGCCACCAAAGAAGATGATCTTGAATGGCTGATTAACACGGAAGGGGAAGGGGATAATGGCTATTCAGAATTCTACGATACCATTGATACGATTATTATGGGTAGAAGAACCTATGACTGGATTCTAAATCATGAAGGCAATAACTTTCCCTATGTAGGAAAGCAATGTTATGTACTGTCAGAATCCAGACAGGGAAAAGATAAAAATGTTGTGTATGTAAATGGTAACATCACAGAATTCATACAGAAATTAAAGCAGGAGGAAGGAAAGGATATCTGGATAGTAGGCGGAGGCAGCATGCTCCATGAATTTATCGAGAAAAGGCTTGTGGATGAATGGATTATTACAGTTACTCCCACTATTCTGGGGGACGGCATACCGTTGTTTCAGAAACAAGATTTTAGAACAAAGCTACGTTTAAAAGGCGCCAGAACCTTTAATCAGTTTACAGAACTTCATTATGAAACAGAGTTTTAA
- a CDS encoding GntR family transcriptional regulator: MNTTFDNNKPIFIQIREKIEDQIVNNQLKEEEQAPSTNQLVSFYKINHATVAKGVNQLVEEGILYKKRGIGMFVAAGAKEKLMNKRKEVFVDDYIVPLVQEALKLGISEGEITEMINRIGRMAK, encoded by the coding sequence GTGAACACAACCTTTGATAACAATAAACCGATATTTATACAAATCCGAGAAAAAATAGAAGATCAAATCGTAAATAATCAATTAAAGGAGGAAGAGCAGGCACCCTCCACCAATCAGTTAGTGAGCTTTTATAAAATTAATCATGCAACGGTAGCAAAAGGAGTAAATCAACTGGTAGAGGAAGGGATACTTTATAAAAAAAGGGGAATTGGCATGTTTGTTGCTGCAGGAGCGAAAGAAAAACTCATGAACAAGAGAAAAGAAGTATTTGTAGATGACTATATAGTACCTTTGGTGCAGGAAGCTTTAAAGCTCGGAATATCCGAGGGAGAAATAACAGAGATGATTAATAGGATAGGGAGGATGGCTAAATGA